One Hydractinia symbiolongicarpus strain clone_291-10 chromosome 7, HSymV2.1, whole genome shotgun sequence genomic window, TTGAAAAACAACCTTTGGACGGCGTTAGTGGGCTTGCACGATAGAGGAAGTCGTGGTTTATCAAGCAGAAATAATGTTTCCAACAGGTATTAAtattacaacatgtatttatgcgATGGCCGTAACTGGAGTAGATGACTATTTGCTGTTATGTTTAGATCTTATAGATACGCTGCTTATCGGCAGTTTTGTTGGTTTATCCACACCAGATTAGGAAGAAGTGTACGTCGAGTGATCCCAGCTTGTGTAGTAACGATGATTCGTCAAGAATACCCGAGCCCTGATGGAAAGTACGTGGGTTTTTGTGAAGTGACAGGAGTCTCAGAGGTGGACTTTTCTTGGAGTGGAgacaattaaattttgtttttaaatataaccGTTAAGTGTAACATATATAAAAGAGAAGACGGCTATGAAATATTTGTTGCTCAGAATTAATATCTTATTGCGgccttttatgttttaaaaaaaacgtttgtatTCTGTTTTCGTACTAACTATTTACAACTTTATACGCTTGTATTTTATCGAATTTGATATAATTTCTTCTCTATCTGGTCTTGCGACAGGAGCAATTTTCTTGTCGTATTGACGTTTTTTTCTCTTCGATGCGCTGGCTTTACTTCCATATGATGcacgcaaaattattttttgaattatgtaaAATAGATATCCTATTTCTTTTTCCTCTT contains:
- the LOC130648630 gene encoding uncharacterized protein LOC130648630, which translates into the protein MRNYAFDVSDWREKRAPGANEMPEFNDSSDEDEESAKPPRSTLNKDKWCLCKNCEVMPSQQECICCHEIDEIKYAHLNDKHCLLDHPDFVPVVLLKNNLWTALVGLHDRGSRGLSSRNNVSNRSYRYAAYRQFCWFIHTRLGRSVRRVIPACVVTMIRQEYPSPDGKYVGFCEVTGVSEVDFSWSGDN